The proteins below come from a single Benincasa hispida cultivar B227 chromosome 4, ASM972705v1, whole genome shotgun sequence genomic window:
- the LOC120076221 gene encoding wall-associated receptor kinase 2-like, whose protein sequence is MRSATENLIKLIILLSATLAAAAPEAAKGLTGCDERCGDLKIPYPFGIKKGCYLDEDFSITCNKSHDPPKAFLKDSNTDITNISIIQGQLHILQFVAKDCYTKDGPSEAYTPTLELYDLTISNTDNKFIVIGCDTYAFISGEIEGQSYKSGCMALCGNSTKTIKDGSCSGNGCCQLEIPKGLKYLELDVRSFNNHSEVLEFNSCGYAFVVQQDKFTFSEKYIHNFTQEEVPLVLDWAIPANTSCLKAGNKTNCSICGTNTKTISFLDDGSNYRCQCLEGFEGNPYLPQGCQDIDECKNGSHKCTYKDLCVNTQGNYTCYCPKNHEGDGRYGGEGCTPNSRSSIHIIIGICVGFAVLVIGSVWLYLGYKKWKFIQQKEKFFKKNGGLMLQKHLSEWQSPDMLKIFTQEKLEKATNKYDDSAMIGKGGFGTVYKGVLDDGSTVAIKKSKLVNQSQTNQFINEVIVLSQINHRNVVKLIGCCLETKVPLLVYEFVNNRTLFEHIHRRTNQAYLPWEARLKIASEIASVLSYLHSSTSTPIIHRDIKSNNILLDQNYTAKVSDFGMSKLVPLDGTQISTMVQGTIGYLDPEYYLTSELTEKSDVYSFGIVLMELITGKKAVCFDGPEEERSLAMYVLYAMEEDRVEEVVEKGMPTEKNFEQIKKVAELGRECVRVKKEERPSMKEVAMKLEVLRQMQQVEFYSWGRDNLLDGVSNSSQLVTINTNESMDVGDLTLVKDRR, encoded by the exons ATGAGAAGTGCAACAGAGAACCTTATCAAACTCATAATTCTGTTATCAGCAACTTTGGCTGCAGCAGCACCGGAGGCGGCGAAGGGGTTAACAGGCTGCGACGAACGGTGTGGGGACTTGAAAATTCCATATCCATTCGGGATAAAGAAAGGGTGTTACCTCGACGAAGATTTCTCCATTACGTGCAACAAAAGTCATGATCCACCAAAGGCATTTCTAAAAGACAGCAACACAGATATCACTAATATATCTATAATCCAAGGCCAGCTCCACATCTTGCAATTCGTAGCTAAAGATTGCTACACAAAAGATGGCCCTAGTGAAGCCTACACACCCACACTCGAACTCTACGATCTCACCATTTCCAACACCGACAACAAGTTTATTGTCATTGGTTGCGATACTTACGCTTTTATTTCTGGTGAAATTGAGGGGCAAAGCTACAAAAGTGGGTGCATGGCGTTGTGTGGAAACAGTACTAAAACTATAAAAGATGGGTCCTGCTCTGGGAATGGGTGCTGTCAGTTGGAGATTCCTAAAGGCTTGAAATATTTGGAGTTGGATGTACGAAGCTTCAATAATCATAGTGAGGTACTCGAGTTTAATTCATGTGGGTATGCTTTTGTAGTTCAACAAGATAAATTCACTTTCTCAGAGAAATATATTCATAATTTTACACAAGAGGAAGTCCCATTGGTGCTCGATTGGGCCATTCCGGCTAATACTTCCTGCTTAAAGGCTGGGAATAAAACCAATTGCAGTATATGTGGAACAAACACCAAAACGATTAGCTTTCTCGATGATGGATCTAACTATCGTTGCCAGTGTTTAGAAGGCTTTGAAGGAAATCCATATCTCCCTCAAGGTTGCCAAG ATATAGATGAATGCAAGAATGGAAGCCATAAATGTACATACAAAGACTTGTGTGTTAACACACAAGGAAACTATACTTGCTATTGCCCCAAGAACCATGAAGGAGATGGCAGATATGGAGGAGAAGGTTGCACTCCAAACTCCAGGTCTTCTATTCATATAATCATCG GAATTTGTGTGGGGTTTGCAGTTCTAGTGATTGGCAGTGTATGGTTATACTTGGGTTACAAAAAGTGGAAATTTATCCAACAAAAAGAGaagttttttaagaaaaatggaGGTTTGATGCTTCAAAAACatctttctgaatggcaatcacCTGACATGCTCAAAATTTTTACACAAGAAAAGTTAGAGAAAGCTACAAACAAGTACGATGACAGTGCAATGATTGGTAAAGGTGGTTTCGGTACCGTTTACAAAGGAGTCTTAGATGACGGTTCGACAGTTGCaatcaagaaatcaaaattAGTGAACCAATCCCAAACTAACCAATTCATTAACGAAGTCATTGTTCTATCCCAAATCAACCATCGCAATGTGGTCAAACTCATAGGATGTTGTTTGGAGACAAAGGTTCCATTGTTGGTGTACGAGTTCGTAAACAACCGCACACTCTTTGAACACATCCATCGCAGAACCAACCAAGCTTATCTTCCATGGGAAGCTCGCTTGAAAATAGCTTCCGAAATTGCTAGCGTACTTTCATATTTGCATTCTTCCACTTCAACTCCAATTATCCACAGAGATATTAAGTCAAATAATATACTTTTAGACCAAAACTACACAGCAAAAGTCTCTGATTTCGGAATGTCAAAGCTTGTTCCATTGGATGGAACTCAAATATCCACAATGGTGCAAGGGACTATTGGATATTTGGATCCAGAATATTATTTAACGAGTGAGTTGACGGAGAAAAGCGATGTGTACAGCTTTGGAATTGTACTTATGGAGCTCATAACGGGCAAGAAGGCAGTGTGTTTTGATGGACCAGAAGAAGAGAGGAGTCTAGCGATGTATGTGTTGTATGCAATGGAAGAAGATCGTGTGGAAGAAGTTGTGGAGAAGGGAATGCCGACGGAGAAAAACTTTGAGCAAATAAAAAAGGTGGCAGAGTTAGGAAGAGAGTGTGTGAGAGTAAAAAAGGAGGAGCGACCCAGCATGAAGGAGGTAGCTATGAAGTTGGAGGTACTGAGACAGATGCAGCAGGTTGAATTTTATTCATGGGGTAGAGACAATTTGTTGGATGGAGTTTCAAACTCAAGCCAACTTGTTACCATTAATACGAACGAGAGCATGGATGTTGGGGACTTAACACTTGTCAAGGATAGAAGATGA